ATAgttataatatcattatattgGTCTTGACCTCTTCtatacaagttacacaaaattagcatctctgtctgtctgtctgtctgtctgtctgtctgtctgtctgtctggcagTAGTTTACCGATGTCGTTTAGTTTCCCTGCTTCCACATTACCCTAACAATATCATACTTGTCTATTTCAACACCTCTAACGATAATTACACTGAAGTACACATAATTATACTGATGTGCTTATCCATCAAATACATATGGATGATATTTTGCAAATGACTTGTTTCTTGCAACACAACACGCATAGATCCAGACTTGATGGAAACAACACAATCTCGAGGAAATATCTAATACTAAGTCACTGTGATGGATTCATTCTATTTGTTTGCATTTCTGTTATAATTGTTAAGGTGACAAGtctcccccccccaccaccaccaccaccaccaccaccaccacttttACTATTTGATTTCAACTGAAGCCTTGAGTACTTCTTGATTTTCTAATTGTATGTACGCCATATTGGAATTATCTTGACTGAGTTTATTTATAATATAGACTTATTTAATGCAATCGTGAAAATTCATGATTTGAAAGCACTTTCAGCTTTCATGGCTTTGGTTTTTAATAGACAATGTGGCGATGATATGGGTCTCAATACTAACACAACGCATTCATCATTAGTAAGTCCCTTCACTAGCATAGCATCTAGCTCTGACATACATTTAGTCTAGCATTTCACACTCTCAGAACGATTTTCTACAACAGGGTTAGTTTGTGGTTCTCAATTGAATGTCGAAATACAAAAAGTCCACGACAATGAAGAGGAGGGTAAACTAGACTTGGGTAATTGTTAGGCCTAAAACGTCACTATGGAGATATAGTTGGTTACTAAGTAACGGTTAAAGCATCCTTTGAGAAGAGAGAAAGTGTTTTCCTGAATAAGTGAATGCGATTGGTTGGTAATTCACTGTCAGGAAAGACTTGTAGGTAGGACTGCCACAATAACTGGTGTATCGAACAGTTACATGATTACATTATATcgtatcacatcacatcacatcacattacatcacgcCCCTTCACAGctcagcacagcacagcacagcacagcacattaTATCATGTGACGCCCAAAAGCATCTCATAGAATAGCAGCGCATCGTGCCAAGTCAcgtcacatcacaccacatcacagtACATCACCTCACAGCATAACAtgccacatcacatcacaacacatcacaGCTCAGCACATTACAATCTCATGTGACGCCCAAAGCATCAAATCGAATAGCAGCGTATCACATTACTTCACAgcgcatcacatcacatcacatcacaacacatcacaccacaccacaccacatcaacTGACATCGCATAGCATCGCATCAAATCGCAGCGAATCATACCActtgacatcacatcacatcacatcacgtcacgtcacgtcacgtcacgtcacgtcacgtcacgtcacatcacatcacatcacatcacatcacatcatatcacatcacttcgcaccacatcacatcacatcacatgccATGGAATCATACCACAGCACATCATGATACGTTGCATTgcatcaaatcacatcacatcacatcacatcacaccattCGTGATATGATTATTGTATTACAAAAGTAGTAGTCATCCCAATATGAGCGGAATACATGACAGCAACCCTTCGTCTAGTTAGCATATATGGATGATGAAGGCAAGAAAACCAATTCTTGATATGTTGTTTAATTAAAAACAGTTTATGCATACCCATTTATCACAAAGTATTACTTCTATTGATTCGCTTTCATTCAGAAATAATACCTTACTGCCTTTTACTTACTCCTGGGAAACGTCAGTCGATCATTTTTGATAGTAAAATGAGTCGAAAGGCAACTGTCTTGGAGAAAAAAGGGAAGCATTTTGTTCATTAATATACCCTAAATATTATTAGAAACATtataaacaaaagaaacttCCTCATTAAGATAAGGAGGAAACAATTTATGGAATATTTACGCTTAATGTATTTTGTCTATTCACGGCTAGAAAAGCAACAAATAGTCGATCATGTATGCATGTCACGTATTCAACTAGGTTTGTAGATGATCAATATGCTATAGTGATACATTTGAAGTCGCCATAGAAATGGGAACGCTTCCTTGAATTCTTCCCGGAGCTTAgaacaataaaacattttttttttcatttgtaaacaataattTATACAGTGTAAAGAATGAAAACACAGGATATGAATTAATAAAACCAACAGGGCGAATTAATTTGTGATGATGTTAAAAGGTATATATAACCTAAACAAACTCTGTTTTTTCCATACTTAACATCCCATTCGTCAATCAACGAAACCAACATGCACTCTGTGAAAGTGATTTTCGTTATCGTGGTCATCTGCACGGTTAGCACCGTACCATCTCATTGTCAAATGGCGGAACCTGAACTGAAGGCTCCCTTTGCTCCAGAAACCGATGACAGCTCTTCGAGTGAATCTGATGAGGTGGAACGCCGTGACACGAGTAAGAAACTGCCACGAGACACAGCAGGTGAGAATAGCAAAAGAATGCAGGAGTTATGAGTCCCTAGAAAATACAAAATCCGCCGATGTTTTGCGTCACACATCTTTAATAAGGGGAATATAATTTGAACTTATTGCACCACAAATAGTCACTATtataaaaagttataaaatgtaGGTAACTATCACGGTAAAATATGTAGTAAAGTTTGACAGGAAAGTCCGACTATGATTTTGATAAAGGTGCAAAAATTGGTGGTAATACACGCCTTAAAAAACTAAAGTCGCCGATGTTTTGGCTAAAAAGGATTTAATACATATGGAAAATAAAACTGgttaaatgataaaataactaTAGGTAAAGTTAATGTAGAATGTGCCTCGGACATATCtaaacttttactgttactCTGTTCAAGAACACTTCGTCCTATAAAAATCTAGTGTACCGTACAAATAtctgaaatagaggtcaaagtgatgtaaaaattcaaattattttggAATCAATTTTGCAGCCGAATAcgatatatttaatttgatattttgcaaGAGAAGACGGTGTTAGTAGAAGTAAAACCCGATGCCATTAAATGATCAATCAATGTCCATGATAGAAACAACATCTGTGTCTAATCTTGAAAAAAATGTCAGGGACAAGATGAGTGAAAGTTTCCCATGGATACTACTTAGATATGCTGAATAAATGCTGATCTTCAGGAGATAACCGTTCATGTTCCCTTACAATTACATGAACTGCGTGCCATGGTTTAAATATCGTTGCATTTCTTTAGCAATTTCAGTTTCCATACAAAACAATTCTATTTCTCTAAAAGTTCTGTGTACTCCTTTTTGACAGGCATAACACAGTAATATAATATGGTTCTACTACTTTTTGGCAGGCACAGACTACTACAAAGAAGCCATACATAAGTCTATTCTGTTTTACGAAGCCCAACGTTCTGGTTTTCTACCTGCTGGAAATCGTGTGCCTTGGAGAAATGACTCTGGTTTAACGGATGGCCAAGATGTTAATACAGATCTAACAGGAGGCTGGTATGACGGTATGTCACAAGTTCTCCTTGAATTGTCAATACTTCAAAAtgagttggtccagaacaataaaatgacacatttaatACTTATCgctccactgatatgataatattaaTGCGATCACGCGTGGGATTTGATTGAAACAGAGCCCACGCCATGTGTATACAGGaagcacatttacatatatttatgtatgtatgtatgtatgtatgtatgtatgtatgtatgtatgtatgtatgtatgtatgtatgtatgtatgtatgtatgtatgttgatatggtatgtatgtatgtatgtttgttgatATGGTAAATACTAATTACTAAGAAGGCAACTTAGCTACGGTTTCAAAGAGATCCGTAAGATATTACCACGTGACCAACGACATTTTTATTGTGAAATCCATTTATGTTTTTTCAGCTGGTGATCACGTGAAATTCAATTTTCCGATGGCATACAGTACGGTAATGTTAGGGTGGGGCTTGATTGAATTCTGGGATTCGTACGTTGACTCTGGTGAGCTTGGTAACATGCTGGAGACACTTCGATGGCCATGTGACTACTTCATTAGATGTCACCCTCAATCAGATGTTTACCATTATGCTGTGAGTATAGAATATCAGTACTGCAATAGATGGCATGGCCAGTTGACCTCAGGGAGTTATCTTCCGATAAAAATATTACCagcattttaaattttggtttgCAATTTTATCTCCATGTGGAGTACCTTATGGTGATCCGTAAATATATCTTTTGTCGAACAAgtcgatgaaatgtagcaatgctttGTGTGATTTTTAATACTAAGTCGAAAAAgtcgataaaatgtagcaatgctttGTGTGATTTTTAGTATCACGTTGaataagtagataaaatgtaaaaatattttgagaaaTTTTTACTATCACGTAGAATAAgtcgataaaatgtagcaatgttttgttttcaagttaaacggtttacattgtatatctcgTTTGTATTCAGTACCCTCATATAAATATTCGTAGGTAATAAAACCGGGCTGATATGGTCGCCCTAACAAGCAATTAGGCATTAACGCCAAAGTATTTTAAAATCGAGAATTAGGTTTGCCATTGAGAATTACGTTTGCGCATTGACAAAGGAACTAAAGAGAAATTATAGTTGTGGGTCGAACTTGAATTTGCTGCAAACAAAATGATCCACTGACATCGCGAACAATATTATAGCATGTCAAAACAGTATCGTGCAGAAAAGAAAAATGCTACTTTAAAAGACAGAAGGAATTGTAAAGCGAAAGATATGATCTgacattcattcgttcgttcgttcgtccattcattcattcattcattcattcattcattcattcatttattcattcattcattcattcatacattcattcgttcgttcgttcgttcgttcgtccattcattcactcattcattcattcattcattcattcattcttttcgttcgttcgttcgtacaatcaatcattcattcatttactcaGTCATGCAAATATCCAAGTCATTTGCAACGGctattgaaaaataaacatcaatGCGAACATTTTTATCAATAATGTCTTATTCTATACGTGCTTTtctcattttctaaaaatcgacTTTGACCAATATATTTTACTGTGAGATCTGAAATGACACTAATGAGATTTGATACAGTCAAGGTAGCTATAAATTTCCCAATTTCTGTAATTTGATACAGGTCGGGGATCCTGGGTTAGATCACAACTATTGGGGACGACCCGAGACAATGACGATGGAGAGACCCACGTGGACATGTGATGGCACTTCGACATGTTCTGATGTTGCTGGTGAGACCACTGCAGCGCTATCTGTGTGCGCTATGGCATTCAATCGGGAAAGTCAATATAAAGGTAAGGCTTTCGAAAACGCAGTCATTATACGCAAAAATAATCAGACGCGTAGGTGCGATAGGTCGGGAGATTTACAATAATATTtgaaacagagagacagacatcgAGCGGGGGCGGCaaacgaacggacggacggacggaatggcagacagacagaagacagacagacagacagacagacagacagacagacagacagacagacagacagacaacaaacTAGCCAGTGCTAAAGCCGATTACTGTTGGAACCTTGTGGTATTGAACCAGCTTTTTTAGTCGTTTATTTCTACTGCATTATAGACGAAATGAAACTTAATACGTACATGTTTGTAATATTGGCGTTTGAAGAAGGCTAAAAACGTACATCGCAATCTGCTGGTACGAGGCAATGCTGTTATTTACGTACCATTCGGTTAGTACATCGCAGTCTGATGGTACGAGGCAATGCTGTTATTTACGTACCATTCGGTTAGTACATCGCAGTCTGATGGTACGAGGCAATGCTGTTATTTACGTACCATTCGGTTAGTACATCGCAGTCTGATGGTACGAGGCAATGCTGTTATTTACGTACCATTCGGTTAGTACATCGCAGTCTGATGGTACGAGGCAATGCTGTTATTTACGTACCATTCGGTTAGTACATCGCAGTCTGATGGTACGATGCAATGCTGTTATTTACGTAACATTCGGTTAGTACATCGCAATCTGATGGTACGAGGCAATGCTGTTATTTACGTACCATTCGGTTAGTACATCGCAGTCTGCTGGTACGAGGCAATGCTGTTATTTAcgcacatatttattttatgaaacatgatttcaagaaataaaaaattctCTCTCTTTTAGATGAAACGTTCGCAACGAAATGCCTTGAGAAAGCCGAGTCTTTATACAATATGGCAGTTACTAAGCCTGGTAAAGCTAAGCCCGTCACGTCCCATGGTGTTGAGTATTATGCGTAAGTACTATTACTCTCTCTAGTAGGAGTTTAAAtctataatattaatatatagaatatcaatataatacattatatattaaccttaactctctctctctctctcacacacacacacacacacacacacacacacacacacacacacacacacacacacatatatatatatatactcggtgagtatcaatctgctaagacagtgctctataccgcagtggcagagcgtaatagttttggtagtactggaactctttcttgggtgtaactcggagtttcacgcatattgcgatcatcagacactctgaggcctactctctgggtgtgctgtatatatagagtgtagacaataggaataccatcactattgtctgtgtcggtgggtaggtgttgtatgtgtggaggtgttggttgttattgtgtgggttattgggtgcggacaagtaagtgttggcgggttgttccatgttggactttgatgttccgttagttaacgggtttaatagtttaggtgatagatgctctattgaagttggacaaataaaacttattctcgtgtcggcatttggatatcaactcagttcttttgtttagtgtggagcttttgtctgctttaataatagttagtttttcggttaaacacaggttgcatcgttttgttttattggtgtatgcttgggctttcttgttgatggaccaggatacggaaaaaggctcattgtttcttttcagtttccaaatgtgttttgatagttctgtgctgttttcgtgtttttcatgtttgaatgactgtttgtggttggcgtatctctgtttgaagttgttctctgttagaccgatatatacttttgtttgttttccgtggacggtggcttggtatacgatgttttccgtttggcattcgccgttcagagggcaggtgtctttctgtctgcaattacagggtttttgagtgggtttagtttcgctgttggagatggtggcgttatgcgctttgattatggtagccatgtttggcatgcagctataactgactttgacattgtttctgttgaatatttgcTATTGAAAccgaaatttgtttttgtagtgGTGCTATCGTTTTCGCCTGAttgttttttgagaaaaaagaaTGCCTTCCATCGCATTCTCCATCCTCCAAAACATAAGACCCATAGTCGCCGTCAACCAATGGAAAAATTCTATGTCAGTCATCGAATGGTTCAAGAACTTagatgacaaaaacaaacacactttcgCCTGCTTCGACATATGCGACTTTTACCCATCCATAACCGAAAAATTGTTATTAGAATCCCTCAAATTTGCCGGCCAatacaccaccatatcagatgaagacaaacaaattatcatgcacgcgcggaaatctctactctttgataaaaccaaaccatgggtaaaaaagaatagcaatggatcatttgacgtcacaatgggaagcaacgacggggccgaaatatgcgaactggtcggaatattcatgctacacaaattagccaaaaaatacggtaaagaaaacataggtctatatagggacgacggactagccgccttcaagaacatcaccggaagtaaatcagaaagtatcagaaaagacataactaaaaccttcaaagccatggggttaaaaataaccatactcaccaatctgaaaaccgtcaactttctagacataacgctcaacctcaacaacggtaaatattacccttacaggaaacccaacgacaaccccatgtacatacacacgcagtctaaccacccacccagcatcatcaagaacatatcgtcagccatcggccgtagaatttccgacatatcatccgacgaacacatcttcaaccaggcagccccactgtaccaaaatgcactaaaaaccagcggccacaaagagaacatcacgtacaccagcaccccgacgcagaaaaacaagaaaaacagaaatagaaacaccatctggtttaacccaccatacagcaaaaatgtagccaccaatgtaggcaaacgattcctcaacctaatcacaaaacatttcccaacagactctaagttacacaaaatattcaacagaaacaatgtcaaagtcagttatagctgcatgccaaacatggctaccataatcaaagcgcataacgccaccatctccaacagcgaaactaaacccactcaaaaaccctgtaattgcagacagaaagacacctgccctctgaacggcgaatgccaaacggaaaacatcgtataccaagccaccgtccacggaaaacaaacaaaagtatatatcggtctaacagagaacaacttcaaacagagatacgccaaccacaaacagtcattcaaacatgaaaaacacgaaaacagcacagaactatcaaaacacatttggaaactgaaaagaaacaatgagcctttttccgtatcctggtccatcaacaagaaagcccaagcatacaccaataaaacaaaacgatgcaacctgtgtttaaccgaaaaactaactattattaaagcagacaaaagctccacactaaacaaaagaactgagttgatatccaaatgccgacacgagaataagttttatttgtccaacttcaatagagcatctatcacctaaactattaaacccgttaactaacggaacatcaaagtccaacatggaacaacccgccaacacttacttgtccgcacccaataacccacacaataacaaccaacacctccacacatacaacacctacccaccgacacagacaatagtgatggtattcctattgtctacactctatatatacagcacacccagagagtaggcctcagagtgtctgatgatcgcaatatgcgtgaaactccgagttacacccaagaaagagttccagtactaccaaaactatatatatatatatatatatatattataatgacaAGTTGGAGACGTCAGCCTTACTTCCAATtccaatacacacacacacacacacacacacacacacacacacacacacacacacacacacacacacacacgtgtttATTCACAATCGTCatatgtatcatcatcatcatcatcatcatcatcatcatcatcatcatcatcatcatcaccaccaccaccaccaccaccaccaccaccaccaccactaccaccaccaccaccaccaccaccattgttTCTTTCCTCCTGACAGTAAACCATTGCTGTTGATGATAATTTTTCAGGTCATACAGATTTCATGATGAAATAGCATGGGCTTGTCTGTGGTTGTATTATGCAACTGGAAGTTCAAAATATCTCCTAAATGTTGATGATGTCCACTCTCAGCTGGACTATGACGGAGACGAAGAATACATCATTCAGGCTGTCAAAATGTTTAAGAATAAAGCATTCGCCCTTACAGCAAAAGCGACTGCATTTAGTTGGAATGACAAGAGACCCGGAGTTCAGGTTAGAtcaagtaaattaaaaaaataaaattctgaaaCTGCCAACAAACAATCATGATAAATACATCCCTTGACAGACTGATGCCAACAGGAAAATGTGACAGAGCTGATGAGGTGACCAATTAGCATTGG
This Glandiceps talaboti chromosome 13, keGlaTala1.1, whole genome shotgun sequence DNA region includes the following protein-coding sequences:
- the LOC144444869 gene encoding endoglucanase E-4-like, whose amino-acid sequence is MAEPELKAPFAPETDDSSSSESDEVERRDTSKKLPRDTAGTDYYKEAIHKSILFYEAQRSGFLPAGNRVPWRNDSGLTDGQDVNTDLTGGWYDAGDHVKFNFPMAYSTVMLGWGLIEFWDSYVDSGELGNMLETLRWPCDYFIRCHPQSDVYHYAVGDPGLDHNYWGRPETMTMERPTWTCDGTSTCSDVAGETTAALSVCAMAFNRESQYKDETFATKCLEKAESLYNMAVTKPGKAKPVTSHGVEYYASYRFHDEIAWACLWLYYATGSSKYLLNVDDVHSQLDYDGDEEYIIQAVKMFKNKAFALTAKATAFSWNDKRPGVQLLMYKFTKDAKSKKKVDKFLQTWMNDVPHTPGGMAVRPNLIWGSNGIAANTALVALIANHYGLTSDEDKESHHDWAKQQIDAILGYGYDYGNGGHSFMVGFGNNPPLRPHHRGSSCPVNAKCGWKVFKQNGPNVNELTGAIVGGPDETGAWKDDRRDYMKNEVTTYYNSGLQSAVAALMAAKKSKG